The Prunus persica cultivar Lovell chromosome G7, Prunus_persica_NCBIv2, whole genome shotgun sequence genome has a segment encoding these proteins:
- the LOC18771687 gene encoding L10-interacting MYB domain-containing protein isoform X1 yields the protein MSWGALHLRYLQSVHSREMSNKDLENEFDDKAYWPKPIEDHFIHLLYEEAKKGLQTNNLDKTEWAGIEKQLFDKFGKRYSRDKLRQKYNRLRKIHREFTKLISHTGMGWDPNMNTVQASEEVWASYLKKNKFASRFRSKGCPHYDLLGLIFNYTTASGQMQCASTHSPPDSDAERELENDFLTNGAHVGLNPESGSRGFSEGDEGTSNKNKRAALFPQSDLPSRLKSSKSTKIDETIEAWAKSLNSKIEVSLAKLTRKSEKEVAFPYKELGSIEDCMEILEAMEGVNDDAYVKALDKFTSSDWRRMFVKMSDSRRRVWLKSLK from the exons TACATAGTAGAGAGATGTCAAACAAGGACCTTGAAAATGAGTTTGATGATAAAGCCTATTGGCCAAAGCCCATTGAAGACCATTTTATTCATCTACTGTATGAAGAGGCAAAAAAAGGCTTGCAAACCAATAATTTAGATAAGACTGAGTGGGCTGGTATAGAAAAGCAGTTGTTTGACAAGTTTGGGAAGAGATACAGTCGTGACAAATTGAGGCAGAAATATAACCGATTGCGCAAGATTCACCGTGAGTTTACGAAGCTCATTTCTCATACCGGGATGGGTTGGGACCCAAACATGAACACCGTTCAAGCATCTGAAGAAGTTTGGGCATCCTATCTCAAG AAAAACAAGTTTGCAAGCCGTTTTCGTAGCAAAGGATGTCCTCACTATGATTTGCTTGGTTTGATTTTCAACTACACCACTGCCTCTGGACAAATGCAATGCGCATCTACTCATTCTCCTCCAGATTCTGATGCTGAAAGAGAGCTAGAAAATGATTTTCTTACCAATGGTGCACATGTAGGTCTTAATCCAGAAAGTGGTTCAAGAGGTTTTAGTGAGGGAGATGAAGGAACTAGCAACAAGAACAAGCGTGCTGCTCTGTTTCCCCAGAGTGATCTTCCATCAAGGTTAAAGTCATCTAAATCAACCAAAATTGATGAAACCATTGAAGCTTGGGCAAAGTCTCTTAATAGCAAGATTGAAGTTTCATTGGCAAAGCTTACGCGTAAGAGTGAAAAGGAAGTGGCCTTTCCATATAAAGAATTGGGCTCCATTGAGGATTGTATGGAAATATTGGAGGCCATGGAGGGAGTGAATGATGATGCTTATGTGAAAGCTTTAGATAAGTTTACTAGTTCGGATTGGAGGAGGATGTTCGTAAAGATGTCGGATTCAAGGAGAAGAGTGTGGCTCAAAAGCCTAAAGTGA
- the LOC18771687 gene encoding L10-interacting MYB domain-containing protein isoform X2, with product MSNKDLENEFDDKAYWPKPIEDHFIHLLYEEAKKGLQTNNLDKTEWAGIEKQLFDKFGKRYSRDKLRQKYNRLRKIHREFTKLISHTGMGWDPNMNTVQASEEVWASYLKKNKFASRFRSKGCPHYDLLGLIFNYTTASGQMQCASTHSPPDSDAERELENDFLTNGAHVGLNPESGSRGFSEGDEGTSNKNKRAALFPQSDLPSRLKSSKSTKIDETIEAWAKSLNSKIEVSLAKLTRKSEKEVAFPYKELGSIEDCMEILEAMEGVNDDAYVKALDKFTSSDWRRMFVKMSDSRRRVWLKSLK from the exons ATGTCAAACAAGGACCTTGAAAATGAGTTTGATGATAAAGCCTATTGGCCAAAGCCCATTGAAGACCATTTTATTCATCTACTGTATGAAGAGGCAAAAAAAGGCTTGCAAACCAATAATTTAGATAAGACTGAGTGGGCTGGTATAGAAAAGCAGTTGTTTGACAAGTTTGGGAAGAGATACAGTCGTGACAAATTGAGGCAGAAATATAACCGATTGCGCAAGATTCACCGTGAGTTTACGAAGCTCATTTCTCATACCGGGATGGGTTGGGACCCAAACATGAACACCGTTCAAGCATCTGAAGAAGTTTGGGCATCCTATCTCAAG AAAAACAAGTTTGCAAGCCGTTTTCGTAGCAAAGGATGTCCTCACTATGATTTGCTTGGTTTGATTTTCAACTACACCACTGCCTCTGGACAAATGCAATGCGCATCTACTCATTCTCCTCCAGATTCTGATGCTGAAAGAGAGCTAGAAAATGATTTTCTTACCAATGGTGCACATGTAGGTCTTAATCCAGAAAGTGGTTCAAGAGGTTTTAGTGAGGGAGATGAAGGAACTAGCAACAAGAACAAGCGTGCTGCTCTGTTTCCCCAGAGTGATCTTCCATCAAGGTTAAAGTCATCTAAATCAACCAAAATTGATGAAACCATTGAAGCTTGGGCAAAGTCTCTTAATAGCAAGATTGAAGTTTCATTGGCAAAGCTTACGCGTAAGAGTGAAAAGGAAGTGGCCTTTCCATATAAAGAATTGGGCTCCATTGAGGATTGTATGGAAATATTGGAGGCCATGGAGGGAGTGAATGATGATGCTTATGTGAAAGCTTTAGATAAGTTTACTAGTTCGGATTGGAGGAGGATGTTCGTAAAGATGTCGGATTCAAGGAGAAGAGTGTGGCTCAAAAGCCTAAAGTGA